In the bacterium genome, CCTGGGACAACGCCCGGCTCAACCAGATCACGAACTGCCGCTTCTACACTCGAAATCCGGTGCGCGCCCTTGAGAAGATCGCCAAGCGGGAACCCATCCGGCTGGCGTTTCTCCACCCGCCAGGCACGGGGCTTGCGCCCGACCTCCCTCCCGCGCTCCGGCGCGCCGGGATCCAGCGCGTCGCATACCTCGGCCGTGCGCTCGGGGCGCTTGCGAACGATGCGGTCACCCTCGAGCGGGAAGGGTTCCGCATCCGCCGGGTGCAGCCCGTCGACCTCAGTCCACAGACGAGCCGGGTTCACGCGCTCATCAGCGCGTCGATGGTCTGAAGGGTCCAAGTAGTATATACTCACGGTAATACCGGCCGGTTGCGTGCCAGGAGGTGTCCTGTGTCCAAGTTGCTCTCTCTGAAACTGCGGGAGGACGTCCTCCGCGAAGCCGAACAGATCGTTCGCAAGTGCGGCCAGTCGAGAAACGCCTACTTCAACGACGCGATTCAATTCTATAACAAGCTTTGGGAGCGCAAGTTGCTCAAGAAGAGGTTGCGGACGGAGTCCGCTCTTGTTGCTGCGGACTCCATGGAGGTGCTGGAAGCGTTCGAGCAAGTCGGCTGAGCCTGCCTGACCCGTCGCGCAAATGGAGATCAAGAAGTGGCACGTGTATTTGGCAAACCTGAATCCTCAACTGGGTTCTGAACCCGGCAAGGTGCGACCGGTCGTTGTTGTGCAAACCGACCTCCTGAATGGTGTGCATCCCTCGACAGTCATCTGCCCGCTCACCACCAAGGTTCGGCCGCGGGCGCAATTCTTGCGAGTCCACCTCGCGTCCGGCGAAGCCGGTTTAAAGCAACCTTCCGATGTCATGGTGGATCAGGTTCGGGCCATCGACAACCGCCGGTTGCTCCGGTCGATCGGCGCGATTCGACGAAGCAGTCAGACCGCACTTGCCCGTAACCTGTTTCTGCTCTTCTCGTGAGTCGCCGAGCGAAGCAGGGACTCCGGCGCCGATACACGAATCACACAGGGGCCCAGGGATTTCGGAGGACGACCGCGCATGCCCGCTGAGTTTGTCCACTGCCATCTCCACACCGAATATTCTCTGCTCGATGGTGAAGGCCGGATCGCCACGCTGATGCAGCGGGCCCAGAAGCTCGGGATGCCCGCGGTGGCGCTCACGGACCATGGAGCGTTGTACGGGGCGATCGAGTTCTACGAGCAGGCCCGTATCCACGGCATCAAGCCCATCATCGGCATCGAAGCGTACGTGGCCCCCCGCGGGATGGGGGACAAAGACCCCAGGCTCGACGCGTCGGCCTACCACCTCGTCCTGCTGGCCGCAAACAACGTGGGCTACAAAAACCTCATCGCGCTCACGACCGCCGCGCATCTGGACGGGTTCTACTACAAGCCGCGGATCGACCACGACCTGCTGAGCCGGCACGCCGCCGGGTTGATCGGGTTGTCCGCGTGTCTCCAGGGAGAAGTGCCTCGGGCGCTGCTGCGGGGAGACGCCAAGGAAGCCCGCAGGATCGCGACGACCTATCGCGATCTCTTGGGGGTCGGGAATTTCTACTTGGAGATCCAGAACCACGGGCTTCCCGACCAGCACACGGTCGCGCAGGGCATCCTGCCCATCGCCCGCGATCTCAACCTCCCGATCGTCGCGACCAACGACGTGCACTATGTCTCCCGAGACGAGGCCGACGCCCAGGACGTCCTGATGTGCATCCAGATGGGGCTCGCGCTCGATCAGAAGGACAAGCCTCGGATGGGCGAGACTCCGGAGTTCTTCCTGAAGAGCGTGGCCGAGATGGCGGCGCGGTTTTCCGAGATCCCCGAGGCGCTGGCCAACACAGTGGCGATCGCTGAGCGATGCCACCTCGAGATCGACACCGGCACACTCAATCTGCCGCACTTTCCCGTCCCCGAGGGGGAGACGCCGGATTCCTACCTGCGCGCGCTGTGCGAGGCGGGGGTGCGCCGTTTGTACGGCGCGGTCACCCCCGTGCTGCAGGAGCGCCTGGATTATGAACTCAGCGTGATCACCAAGATGGAATATGCCGCCTACTTCTTGATCGTCCAAGACTTCGTGAATTTCGCGCGCCGGAGCGGCATCCTGACCACCGTCCGGGGCTCGGCGGCCGGGAGCCTTGTGCTCTATGCCTGCAGCGTGACGGACGTAGACCCGCTGGCCTACCGGCTGCCGTTCGACCGGTTCTTGAACCTCGAACGGTACACGATGCCCGACATCGATGTGGATTTCATGGACAGCCGTCGCGACGAAGTCATCAAGTACGTGATGGACAAGTACGGTGCCGACCGGGTCGCGCAGATCATCACATTCGGGACGATGGGGGCGCGCGCGGCGATTCGCGACGTCGGCCGGGTGATGGGCCTGCCGTATGGAGACGTCGATCGGATCGCCAAGCTGATCCCGGGTCCCTTCGTCACGCTCAAGGAGGCGATCGACGCCGAGCCCGAGCTCCGCGCCGCCGCGCAAGACAACGACCAGGTCCGCCGGCTCCTGGATCTGGCGCAGAAACTCGAAGGGGTGGCCCGCCACGCCAGCACCCACGCGGCGGGCGTCAT is a window encoding:
- a CDS encoding type II toxin-antitoxin system PemK/MazF family toxin; its protein translation is MEIKKWHVYLANLNPQLGSEPGKVRPVVVVQTDLLNGVHPSTVICPLTTKVRPRAQFLRVHLASGEAGLKQPSDVMVDQVRAIDNRRLLRSIGAIRRSSQTALARNLFLLFS
- the dnaE gene encoding DNA polymerase III subunit alpha encodes the protein MPAEFVHCHLHTEYSLLDGEGRIATLMQRAQKLGMPAVALTDHGALYGAIEFYEQARIHGIKPIIGIEAYVAPRGMGDKDPRLDASAYHLVLLAANNVGYKNLIALTTAAHLDGFYYKPRIDHDLLSRHAAGLIGLSACLQGEVPRALLRGDAKEARRIATTYRDLLGVGNFYLEIQNHGLPDQHTVAQGILPIARDLNLPIVATNDVHYVSRDEADAQDVLMCIQMGLALDQKDKPRMGETPEFFLKSVAEMAARFSEIPEALANTVAIAERCHLEIDTGTLNLPHFPVPEGETPDSYLRALCEAGVRRLYGAVTPVLQERLDYELSVITKMEYAAYFLIVQDFVNFARRSGILTTVRGSAAGSLVLYACSVTDVDPLAYRLPFDRFLNLERYTMPDIDVDFMDSRRDEVIKYVMDKYGADRVAQIITFGTMGARAAIRDVGRVMGLPYGDVDRIAKLIPGPFVTLKEAIDAEPELRAAAQDNDQVRRLLDLAQKLEGVARHASTHAAGVIISRDPLIEQVPLQRATKGDLVMTQYDMNSVASIGLLKMDFLGLTNLTILDTAIHLIRETRGVEIDLQRISLDDQPTYELLASGETTGIFQLEGRGMRRYLKDLRPDRIEDVMAMVALFRPGPMANIPSYIRRKHGMEPVTYLHPSLEPVLSETYGVMVYQEDIMTVAQAVAGYTLAEADVLCYAIRKKIKDRLLAQREKFVAGARKNGVPKRIVDQIFEQFEPFARYGFNRAHAACYGLIAYYTAYLKAHFPAEYMTAV